A stretch of DNA from Kwoniella mangroviensis CBS 8507 chromosome 1 map unlocalized Ctg01, whole genome shotgun sequence:
CATATTCCGCCTTTCTTGTACTGAGCCCGACCGACTTCAGCTTGGCtacatcctccttctcgaCGAGATGAGGACTCGGAAACCCATCTTTGCATTCAGGATCAAAACCATACAAAGCTCTGAATCGGTTGTTGATGGCTCTTGCCGCCAGCCAAGATACCTGTTGACCAATGATGGAAGTGACCAGAGTTCGGAAGGGATCAATCGCTTCGAGATGTACAAATGGTCGGCAAGGTAAATGTGCGAAGAAGAGACCGAAACGGGGATCTACTTTCGACAGATGAGAGATAGCATCGGTcaaagagaaggatagggTGGGAGGAATGAGCTGGGTCGGCTCAGATGGACCCGGAAGTCTACCTTCTGGAGACGGGTCGGGTGCTGAGAGCTTCTGTCGTTTGACCGGAGGAGTCTGAGTATCGGTCTTGACTTTGGCCTTTGTAGCTGTTCTTGAGATGCCAGTCAGTGCGCTTGAAGCGACTCTTGTTGATCGGTTGCGTGGAGGCATGTTGATGGACTTGCAATGTGTCAACAGGTACTATATGATAATCAATCATTCAAAAGTATTGATGACCAAGTATTAACTCGAGTGGAGTAGGCCTAGGAAAGCACTGTGGAGGACCGGATATGTGGATGACCGCAGCCACGCGCAAAACACGTGCTGGTTGCATGGGAAGTGGCAGTGGTTCTGTTTGGCTTTTACCTGAAGCGGGCAGGGGTAGCGAACCGTGGAGTGAATGTAAAAGAGTGACTACCACACACACCGGGGAAACCTTAAAGGTTATATACCACTGTACAACCATCAGACCACGTGGCAGATACGCTAAATTAAATACCccctttccccttcacccTAACTGATCACTAACACCTCATCACACATCACCAACCTCATTCAATTCACACCTCGCATCCGTATCCTTCAACTCAAGATTAGATCACCCTCGCTCAACCTCAGTATCGCCAATCcgctcatcctcacctcCTCGTGGACTctatcagtatcagtcaCTTGTGTATACTCTCATTGACCCGCTCCTTTATCCCCGTCTTACCTCCTTTCCTGCCTCCTCTAtccccctcttcatccctctaTCATGTTCCAAAAGGTTTCAGACAAGTTCCACAGAAAGCAACAGTCCTCTGCTTCCAACAAGTCGAACCCTTCCTCTCCGTCAGCCTCCTCAAGATCCGTACCGACCACggtatcatcgtcatcagcGGCACCAGCACCTCTCGCCCCTCCGGTAGATGCAAAACCGACCCATACCCCAATGGAGGGTATAGAAGGGTGAGCGAATGAACCTCCTTGCACGAGCTAATGTCAGACCTTCcccatctcctcctcctccaggCAAATCAGTAGCCGGATCCTCCGCGtcctcatctctttccaacGTCCCTCCACAGGCTCGTACACTCTCTTCCGCACTCGGGGTTCACAACAGCGGACCCATACCCGAGAATCAGACACCCGTCTCGGAGAACCGTACGATGAGCATACAAATGGCCGACGCGTCTGAGCCCCAGCCATCTCTCAACCGAAATGATAGTGGagcggatgaagaaagaataaGAGAAAAGGCAAGGGAGGCTCAggaacaggtgagtggatgTTGTGCTCTTCGATTGGAAACCTGCTCACTAGCCATCCACTTAGGCTGCACAAGCCCAAGCCAACCTTCAGATGGCTACCCAACAAGCTCGTGTTGCCGCGATTAATGCTGCTGCCACGCAAGCCGCGTTGGAAACGGTCTCAACTACTCCTCAAGACAATCCGGCACCTGCTACCACCACTCAGCCTCAACGGAAGACAGCAGGAAGATACGCGCTATCGGACTTTTACATTGAGCGAACGTGAGTGTCTGTAACAGACACTGGATCTTGCTGACTCGATTCCAGTCTCGGAACCGGCTCATTTGGTCGTGTCCACCTCGTTCGCTCCAAACACAATGGCCGATTTTACGCGGTCAAAGTGCTGAACAAGGAAAAGGTCATCAAAATGAAGCAAGTCGAACACACCAACTCTGAAAGAGAGATGCTGGTACGGGTCAGACATCCCTTCCTCGTCAATCTCTGGGGTACTTTCCAAGATGTCAACAACCTCTACATGGTCATGGACTTTGTCGCTGGTGGAGAATTGTTCAGTCTGCTCCGAAAAAGTCAACGTTTCCCTAATTCAGTAGCCAAGTTCTACGCCGCGGAGGTCGCCCTAGCTTTGGATTACCTTCACTCCCTCGACATCATCTACCGGGATCTCAAACCTGAAAATCTACTTCTGGGTGCCGATGGTCACGTCAAAGTGACTGATTTCGGTTTCGCCAAGCACGTTCCGGATATTACGTGGACCTTGTGTGGAACTCCTGATTATCGTGAGTGGATGGGTGAATGAACTTCGCTGACGGTCAGTCGCTCCTGAGGTCGTACAATCAAAAGGTTACAACAAAAGTGTCGATTGGTATGCTCTGGGCGTTTTGATCTTTGAAATGCTTGTGAGTTGTGTAACCAGAATTGAGAGATTGCCCCGCTGACGCCACGCAGGCCGGTTATCcacccttcttcaccgaaGATGGTAATCCTATGAAGCTGTACGAAAAAGTAAGTTGAACCATGCACGAACCAGCTgacaatcagatcatcgcGGGCAAAGTCCGATACCCTTCCTACTTCGACCCCCTCGCGAAAGAATTACTCAAGAATTTGTTGGTCGGAGATTTGACCAAACGTTACGGTAACTTGCGAGCAGGTTCATCAGATATCTTCGCCCATGGTTGGTTCGCCGAGGTCGACTGGGACAAGCTTTATCGAAGGGAGATTCCTGCACCGTATGTGCCCAAAATCGAAGGGGAGGGAGATGCGAGTCAGTAAGTGGgatccttcccttcttgaaGATCGTTCTGACGCCCTCTCAGATTCGATCGATACCAAGAGGCAGATGTCAGTGCATACGGTAAAGCAGGAACAGGTCCATATGACCACTTTTTCACCGATTTCTAGTTTTCGTTTTCTCGTTGAAATTTGTCACAGTAATATAAATATATGCATGCTATCTTGTAGTCCGATAGAGAACATATCTATGGTCATCAATCTCCATTAGCGACAACTCTCCGAGAGCGTATAAAGTGCAGGCATCTGTCGCTGAAGCGGCCCAGACCCTTTCACCACTTTGGTAAAAATCCCCTTCCGATCTCCATTGATAATAATGCTGGCGCAATTCTTCAGTAAATAATTCTAAAGATTTGCGATTTCAACATATGAAAGCATATATCATTAGCGGAAACAGAAGTGTGACACCTCTTGGTTGTCATTTGCAATGGGATGATATCGGCTCAGTCATGATTTCATCGTATGCATGATTACATTCCTACTGTTTCTTCGTTTCAATGACGATCCATTCCAAATTTTATAAGCCCAATACCAACACAGTCCTGGCAGGAGTGTATACCTGGATCCAATTCTTTCGCCCGTTCCATTCCATAGGTGTTGTGAAATATCTACCATTGAGATCGATTCGTTCGTGTCCACCAAACTTCTTTTCGTCACTTGATAAGATGACTTTGTATTCTCCTGGAGTTTCCACTCCGACTCGATAGTCAGCAAAGGATTGTGAGGGGTGGACTGAGGATATTGTAGTTGATCAGCACAGATATCTGGAGCGGTGACAAGATGCCCCCGTGACATGAAGGTCCTTCCAACTCGCGACATTACTCACAATTGAAGATAAAGAGGAGTCCTGCTCGTTCGAACACGATGACTTTATCGTTCTCATTCTTCAGCGAAACGTAGGCCTGAAAATCTAGGTCAGCTTAGTGAATTCATCGCAAGACTTTGAACTGACTTGTGGTGCGCTGAGCCACTTATACTTGTCCTCGAGCCAATTCATCGCAACGTCGAATTCGTTAAGGTATTTATATCGCAAGAGATTGTCGTCTACGAGGTTGAACTGACGACGTGCATGGGCGAAGGAGTTGCCATTACCTTCTCGGGGGAAGTCCATCCATCTGTATCTGAGTTAGTAAGGGATTTCCATTCAGTAAAGCTGCTAATACTCACTCTGGGTGACCAAATTCGTTTCCTTCGAAGTTGAGATACGCCTCTCCTCCGAGAGTGTGAACGATGAACCTAACTCCAATCAGCAAGGTACGCGATACTTGGGACTTACCTTATCATCTTGTGAAGAGCAATACCCCTGTCGATGACTGGGGTCAGAGGGGACAGATCGGACATGTAATCGTCTAGCCCAATGTGAgcgaaggtgagctgatatagCACAGTGCAGAAACCAACTTACACATCTCCTTGTCCATAAGCCAGAATGCCAATGTTTTATCACCGACAAGGGCTTGATCATGACTTTCGGCGTATGACACACTCTTTTCCAGGTGTCGACGGTTGGTGAGAGTGTGTACAACATTGCCCATGTCCCATTGATCGTCCGATAGTTCCTTGAGCATTTTGATCCACATGTCGGGTACAGCCATGGAGAGACGATAGTCGAAGCCTACTCCACCTTCGTAGACTGGTCGACCGAGAGTGGGCATTCCCGAGACATCTTCagcgatggtgatgacatTAGGGTAGATCTCATGAAGCATTTGATTGGCCTAAGACATCACTAGCACATCAGCTCTGCTGAACGTATTAGTCCTACCACAATAACTCACCAACATGAGATATACCATCGCTTCGAGATCGACAGAGTCTCCAAAGTATTCGTGATATCCGCCTGACGTCAGCCACGAACATGTAGACGAAACTCACCAGAGAAACCGGTGCCAATGCCGTGATGAGTGTACATCATACTGGTAACGCCATCGAATCGGAAGCCATCGAACATGTATACATCCATCCAGTAGCGGAGGTTGGATAGGAGGAATCGAAGTACCTCGTGATGTCCGTAATTGAACAATCGTGAATCCCACAGTTCATGCTTTCCTTTAGCTCCGCCATGGAAGTATAGGTGATCGGTTCCATCAAATTCGTTTATACTTTCATAAACTTAGCGTCGGACTGTTCAAGAAGTAAACACTTACCCGTCCAGGATATTTTTGCATGCGTGAGAGTGAACCACATCAAGCAACACGGTGAGACCCATTTCATGAGCTTTATCGATAAGGGATTTCAACTCCTCGGGGGTTCCTGGTTACAGCGTAAGCGGGAGCAGCGCCAGCATCGACTCACCATAACGGGAAGATGCAGCAAAGAAGTTTGTGACTTGATAACCGAATGCTATGTGATAATATTCAGTGCGGCCTTTGGGTCATTTAAGAGGTGAACGTACACGCATAGTAAGCATGTTCCATGACAGCCATCCTGCGGAAGCCATTAGCCTGGTTCCCCAGATGTTTGCACTCACATCTGGATACAGTTATACCCCAGTTTCTTAATTCTCGGTAgaacatcctcttcgaacTCTTTGTATGTGGTTACTCGCATATTGGGGCTGGAGATACCGACTGAAGGAAACCTCAGCTGGGGAACTTGGGAAGAGTAGATGGTAAGGACTCACTATGAGCTTCATAAATTTTCAACCCTTCCGACGATCTGGTCGAGTGACCATGTTTGAACTGATAAACCTGCTCCCTGGGAGGGTTCCAAAATCTACCTTCATAGATGGGTGAAATAGAAAGATCTTGGGTCACACGAGATATCCAAACGGGAATACGATCGATAGAGTCGCCCGAGGGCAAGGTCATGGATATTTTGATCATAGAATCATGAGGAATAGCGCAGACACcaggtgatttgggtggaaCATAACACTCCCATACACCGTAAGGTGATTTGGTCATTGGGTTGGCAGTGTGAGACCAATTATCTGCACAGTGTCAGCTTTCACCACTTTACAGGTGAGGGAGAAGCTCACTAAATTCTCCAATCAAGCGAGCTTGCGTTGCATTTGGAGCCCATTCACGGTATCTGACCCCACCATTCTCGTCCACTTGGAGACCCATGGACTTGTACCCTTCTGAGAAATGAGCGAGACCGCCTTCGTGTGCTTCAATCTCGTCAAGCTGCTTCTTGTAAGCGGCATAACGTTTTCGAAGAGCGGGTGAGAAGGGCTCGAGCCTGATACGCCCCGTCAGCAGAGCGACAAGGTTGTCATCACtcaatcaacttaccaagGATCTGAGAGGAGAACACCGGTACctggaagaggaggatcagCGCACGGTGATAACAGTTGCAAATCAACGGAGATGTATCACACCTACCGTCTGTGGGCATTTGTTGGACTTGTGACATGGTGTATAGTATATTTGtatggatatgaatgaatgagtTGAGTGCGATGGAGAAGATAAGTATAATTGATATCCTAGAGTGGAGTCCTTCACTCGGTTCGTGGGGGGAAACCACCCCTACATGATTGAGATGACGTTGAGTACGAGTACCGTTCACCGGAATGTGGGGGCCCAGGATGACACGGCGGGACTGGACATCAATTTATATATGTTACCCCTTTACTGGCTTGTTATCTGcttcttgttgttgtctTGGTCgttccttttttttttttttggtgaATTGATTTTCGGGTGAGTCTAAATTTGCCGCTCTTACCATCACCAGTATCATAGATCTGtacatcatacatcacaCACGATGCCAAACTACTACGACGagttggagattgaagatttcGCATGGGACCCGGTCGCTCGACTCTTCCACTATCCATGCCCCTGTGGTGATCGTTTCGAGATTTCAAAAGCTCAGTTGAGGGACGGAGAGGAGATAGCCATATGCCCAAGTTGTAGTCTGATAGTTAGGGTAATATACGATTATGTAGGTGATGCCCTTTTCGGATCAAACTAGTCGCCCTAAGCTGACAGAATCAACAGCTCGATTGGGAAGATTACGTCACGTcggacgaggaagatgatggcgaATCAGTCGATACACCCCCAACCGAAACTACCCCTGATAGCGAGGAGCCGCGACCCGTCTCTGCTGACGCCGAGGCGGACGTTGAAGACGAGAAAGCAGCAAAGAAGGAGGGTGGAGGAAACGATGTACAAAAGCAGGCAGATCCAGATATAGCGGAGGGAATCGCAGGTCTAGGTTTGAAGGACAGAAATAATGACAGTAACGATAGGAAGAAAGGATAGTAGCTTTGCAGCTATGCATATCATCGTATGGCTTTTAATTCTCTCTCGAAcctttcccattccatctcttcatccctctcGTTTTCGTCATTCGGTGGTTTGGGCGGCAATCGTTTCGCTCGAGTGATGGTTGCCTCTTCCAAGGTGTCGGAAGCAGTGCGATCGAGAGAACGCTTTGGTGGAGTTTCTAACGTCATAGATCTGATCTCGGGAGTTATGGAGCTGTGTTCGTCTTCGGTtgatacatcttcatccttctggCGTCGACCTCTACGTTTGGCTCTCCTTGCAGATTTGACCGCCTCATCCTTTTCCCTCTGGATTCCTTCGATACGAGCGTAAGATGCTCGGATGATTTGACCCcattcaagctgatcttgGCAACCAGGACATACTCCTTGATGTGGAAGAACGTGAGTGGTATTGGAGAGGAAGCTTCCGCTCAGGCAGGTGAGGTGAGAGACGTAATGACAAGATCGTTGTGAGGGGCAAAGAGCGAATGAGAGGTGGTTCTGAAATATCAGCAATGCTCTATCAACCGTTACTCACTCACAGTATGATCCACCTCTCCATCACATTGCTCGCACCTGATATGACCCTCCTGCTTGATCCGAATCTCGATAGCTTTCCACTTGCCCCATACCCGCTCACCTTGGCGGAAGTCAACGTCGTTAACATCAATCGGACCTTCTCGACTCTGCACGCCTTGAGTACTATGTCTTCGGGCTCCTGTCGAACCTGACACTCCACCCAGATCGATGATAGACGTGAGAGTTACTGGAAGCGGGAGCGGAGACCAGTCCTGCgtcactctcttcttcgtccgGCGCGAGGACACGGGGCGAGAATCGTTCTGCTCTAGATTGTGAAAGAGGTCGTGCACTTCTGGAACAAAGAACCGTAGATGTAGTGGCAGCCTGTTGAAAGGAGGTCTGGATAGAAGAGCGTGTGCGACTCTACAACAATGTCAGCAGAGAATGTGTCATAAACTACTCACGCGAGCTTCCTTTCCACCCAATTTCGCTTAGCATCTTTGCTGAAGATCGGACCAAGATCTTCGCCAGTATGGTCGTCGGAGATGCGTAGATGTCTAGAGAGCTCTGGTTTCTGCCAAGCCCATTCGAACTGTTTGATATCAGTGATGCCTCATGACATATAACATTGACTCACTTGCAACGCCGTGAGCTTGCTCGGGAAGCTAAACTAGATCAGCGGAAACGCCGTCGACAAAGTCACATACCCATACACAATCATCTGCATTTCCTGTTACCGTGATCCGTGATCAGTGATCAGCAAAGTCAGGGTAGCGTGCAAGTCCACTCACCCAAGGACGATGCTTTGAAGTTTTCCATGCACCTTGCTTCAGCTCACCATTGTGCTGTCTGATACGTCTGGGTGGGTTGGGCGTGGAGCCGACCTGAATCGACACACTAAGCACAGCTACACATCACGATGTCGAATAAACTCACATAAGTCCGGTTGGAATTGGGGGTGGCCTTTGATCGTAGCAGGTAGCATGCATAGAAAGACGGAAAGGTATGGTTGCCATCAAGCAAGGTAGAGGTTGACTTGCGTGGTTCAGTCGACTCCTGATCGGACATGATGATCGGTGAATGCCAAGTGTAgtgggatggggatgatgaacaaACGCGTCCTAACAGTGAGCCTGTATAATCATAATGTGATGATGTCCACCTGTAAGATCTCACTACAGGTTGTCCTCCTCTCACCGCATGATGACCTTGAGCTTGCGTACGAGTAaggatgtggatgagatgagaatgggaatgtcCGCAACGgtgagaggatggatgatcagtcaCGCTCTCATCTCCCGTATCTCTCTCATGTAAACAATCCATCTGATGACATCACGACATTTTGAACGGTTTAATGAAATGAATTCCAGTCCAGTCAACCTCTTTCAgattctcatctttcccttcctttcctctttcactactcatcatcttcgtccattCTGCATCACACATGGCAGAGCACCTATCGATCAGTGCTGGAATCGTCAATATTGCCCACTCTCACACTAACCTCCCAAGATCATTTATTGaccccatcatcacctagaTACTGACAACACGAGATTGTTTCCCGCTCATCAGCATACTGTATTCCCCCCCATCATGTCTATTGCTGGCCGCTCAGTGGCAAACACAGACGTCACTCACAACATGtcctcctacacctaccCTGGCTCAGGCAGATCAGTCCGATCAAGATCTCGACGAGGTTCCAGAGCAAGTGGCCGTCCTGCGGGTCCTTCGACTCGTGCATCAACTTGTGTGGAAGACATGAACGAATATGTGGTCGCGCTGTCACAGAGCAGAGGTATGTAACCAGTTGCTTGAGAAAACAGATCTAATGACGCTGCTATAGGCAACGGAACAGAAGTTGGTATCGCTGTACATAGCTTGAGTACTGGTCATGTAAGTTGACAGCTAATGGGAAGGAAATCTTACTGACCTGGATTTCCAGACTGTATTAACgcaggtaagtcatcaagggagaaggatgataccTCCGGATAAAGCTGAACTTCGACGAGCAACAGGTTGCCGACACCCCTTGTGAGTACGACGGCCATACAGCCATTCTATCCACTGACATATCAGTTCTAAAGTCTTCCAGAAAACCCTTCAACACTTGACCCTTCATCCTCCCTGCACTGTTCTGGTGCCCGAGAACCGCAATCAAGCTGGAGAGAATATACCTTCTGGCACTCAATTAATCGAGGAAGTCGAAGATTCTTTCGAGCTCGAATGCGTTACCCTTCCCCGGGAATACTGGAATCGAGAGAAGGGTAAGTTGGAAGAGAACCATGCGAGAAGCTAAGTGACATAAAGGTCACGATGATATCCTTCGGCTCGCTGTGCGCAATGAAGTCCAAACTTCAACCCTCATGGCAGCTGAAGAAAAGTATGTCCTCGCCTGTTAGGCGCTATGGCTTCAAATTGACACGTCAGTGCTCAGGTACTACGCATTATGCGCCATTTCGGCTCTCTTCAAATTCCTTGAAGTCCGACAAGGATTGAAATACCCTAAAGAAGCGTTGAAAATTCGATATGCAAGCTCAGAAGGTAAGAGGAGGTAAAGATAATCTGACAGCCAACTGATGTCAATCAATGTAGGCACAATGTTCATCGACACTGATACAGCCAAGAACTTGGAGTTGGTGAAGAACACATTGACCAACACGACCAAAGACACCCTTTACGGTAAGATACCAACACTACGAAAATGATAACTCACTGAACCTTTCGTCGCAGGCATACTCAACAAATGCTTCACCCCCATGGGCTCTCGTCTGTTACGAGGGAACATCCTTCAACCTAGTAACAGTGAgtcatcctgatcctggACGGGAATTGGAAGCTCAACGGGATCATCAACTGCTTCAGTCCAACATACGATTGAAGGACGATTGGATGCCGTGCAAGGTAAGCATAGAGATGGCGAGGAGTGCGCTAAGACTGTCAAGAACTCTTGAGTTCACCGGAGAAGCTTAAATCAATCCGAGATGGTCTCAAGGCACTAGGCAGTGTGCGTCTGCTAGATTAGGGAAAGAAACCACATAGAGCAGCTGACTTGTTTGTGCAGACCGATCTTGATACGTTAATACTTCAAGTAAGTCCATTTGACCACCGTTCAACTCTGGAGCTGACGCTTCACAGGCTTCACGAAAGAGACAGGGATCTGTCTCAGTAGTGGAGACGGAAGCTCGAATCTCCATTCTTCTGCAACTGCAAAAGTATATCCAAGGTACGAAAAGTATACAAGAAGAAATGACTTTGGGGAAGTGCAGAATGCTCGTCGAGATCCAGAAGGTAAGCAAAGGGATAAATAGCCATACCGCTGATTCGTCAGGAAATGTCCGATCCGATGCTCTTGGAAATCGAAAGGAAGATTCAAGGTAGGTTGGCGGTGacaggaagaagctgactGTGCAGAATGCCTCACCACGGATGGAATCACCAATTCCGCCAAGCGAAGGAATCTCACAACTGCTCGACTCTATGCCGTCAAGGCGGAGTTCAATCATCTACTGGATGTAGCTAGAACCACTTTTAAGGAGAATCTCGATGATATCGAGCAGTGTGAGCgtcttctttttctcttaCTGAGGGTATTCCTTTCGCTGATCACCAGTCGTAGTGGAAAAACACTTCAGAGGTATGTGTGAAACTTGCAGTACGATCCTGACCTCTATGACAGAACGTCATTCTCTACATTGTACTCTTGAGCCGGTCGAGAACAAGTTCCGACTTGCGCTCAAACCTCAGGACGTGGAGGGTCGAGCCTTACCTGGAGAATGTATAAAcgtgcagaggaagaagactaAGTGTGTCTTCTCAAGCGTTCTTGTt
This window harbors:
- a CDS encoding 1,4-alpha-glucan-branching enzyme codes for the protein MSQVQQMPTDGTGVLLSDPWLEPFSPALRKRYAAYKKQLDEIEAHEGGLAHFSEGYKSMGLQVDENGGVRYREWAPNATQARLIGEFNNWSHTANPMTKSPYGVWECYVPPKSPGVCAIPHDSMIKISMTLPSGDSIDRIPVWISRVTQDLSISPIYEGRFWNPPREQVYQFKHGHSTRSSEGLKIYEAHIGISSPNMRVTTYKEFEEDVLPRIKKLGYNCIQMMAVMEHAYYASFGYQVTNFFAASSRYGTPEELKSLIDKAHEMGLTVLLDVVHSHACKNILDGINEFDGTDHLYFHGGAKGKHELWDSRLFNYGHHEVLRFLLSNLRYWMDVYMFDGFRFDGVTSMMYTHHGIGTGFSAMVYLMLANQMLHEIYPNVITIAEDVSGMPTLGRPVYEGGVGFDYRLSMAVPDMWIKMLKELSDDQWDMGNVVHTLTNRRHLEKSVSYAESHDQALVGDKTLAFWLMDKEMYDYMSDLFIVHTLGGEAYLNFEGNEFGHPEWMDFPREGNGNSFAHARRQFNLVDDNLLRYKYLNEFDVAMNWLEDKYKWLSAPQAYVSLKNENDKVIVFERAGLLFIFNFHPSQSFADYRVGVETPGEYKVILSSDEKKFGGHERIDLNGRYFTTPMEWNGRKNWIQVYTPARTVLVLGL